The following coding sequences are from one Saprospiraceae bacterium window:
- a CDS encoding efflux RND transporter periplasmic adaptor subunit, whose translation MILQSDKIYLSKLPTIACCIFISLTSCHNHKEGDNHSHGEEHETIKTDPEDNHEDESSTIAELSEEQIKAVGINFGTIESKELTATLKATGVLKVPNNNKANASSLYGGVIQSLHAQIGTKVKKGQVLATIVNPQFIQLQEEYLTILSKINLAEQELDRQKELVEGQAGAKKNLQNIESELKILLTRKAGLHKQLELMGIKPSQISNSNLKSALLVTSPIPGTISNVFAKIRSYIDVASPVAEIVDNNALHLDLNVFEKDLPLIKIGQTIHFTLTNNPSQEYDATVFSIGTAFENESKTIPVHCAVSGNKSNLIDGMNITAMVSMSKNITTAVPSDAIVESQGKFYIFIVTDKNAETHHEDHHMDHQTEEQDQHQAVVNFEKIEVAKGITNMGYTAITPFSNLPKDVKIVTKGAFFINAKFNTAPGHVH comes from the coding sequence ATGATACTACAATCCGATAAAATATATTTATCCAAGCTTCCGACTATTGCTTGTTGCATATTCATAAGTCTAACTTCTTGTCACAATCACAAGGAGGGTGATAATCATTCTCATGGTGAAGAACATGAGACAATAAAAACTGATCCGGAAGACAATCATGAAGATGAATCATCAACGATCGCTGAACTTTCAGAGGAACAAATCAAAGCAGTCGGTATCAATTTTGGCACTATAGAATCAAAAGAACTTACCGCTACTCTCAAAGCTACGGGAGTGCTTAAAGTGCCTAACAATAACAAAGCCAACGCCAGCTCCCTTTACGGTGGCGTAATCCAATCACTACATGCGCAGATCGGAACTAAGGTAAAAAAAGGACAAGTACTGGCCACTATTGTAAATCCTCAATTTATCCAACTACAAGAGGAGTACCTTACTATTTTGAGTAAGATTAACTTAGCTGAACAAGAGTTAGACAGACAAAAAGAATTGGTCGAAGGTCAAGCAGGAGCAAAAAAGAATTTACAAAATATCGAAAGTGAATTGAAAATTCTCCTGACGCGCAAAGCCGGTCTCCACAAACAACTTGAGCTGATGGGTATCAAGCCCAGTCAAATATCAAACAGTAATTTGAAATCAGCATTGCTTGTCACCAGCCCAATTCCGGGAACTATCAGCAATGTATTTGCAAAAATCAGAAGTTATATCGACGTCGCCTCACCTGTAGCAGAAATTGTTGACAATAATGCCCTGCATTTGGATTTAAATGTTTTTGAGAAAGATCTGCCTTTGATTAAAATCGGCCAGACGATTCACTTCACATTGACCAATAATCCATCACAGGAATACGACGCTACTGTTTTTAGTATAGGGACCGCCTTTGAAAATGAGAGCAAAACAATTCCAGTGCATTGTGCTGTCAGCGGAAACAAATCAAACTTAATAGATGGTATGAACATCACTGCTATGGTAAGCATGAGCAAGAACATAACGACTGCAGTGCCCTCAGATGCCATCGTTGAATCTCAGGGAAAGTTCTATATATTTATAGTTACAGACAAAAATGCAGAGACTCACCACGAGGACCATCATATGGATCATCAAACGGAAGAACAGGACCAACATCAGGCGGTCGTGAATTTTGAAAAAATCGAGGTAGCAAAGGGAATTACAAATATGGGTTACACAGCGATTACTCCTTTCTCTAACTTACCGAAAGATGTAAAAATTGTGACCAAAGGTGCATTTTTTATCAATGCCAAATTCAATACAGCACCGGGTCATGTTCATTGA